The following proteins are encoded in a genomic region of Clostridium kluyveri:
- a CDS encoding iron-containing alcohol dehydrogenase, whose protein sequence is MKINFAAPNNVILENNAVNNIAAVVKQKNAKKILCVFGERIKATGISDMIIDTLKSENVDVITYEGVISEPPKYIVKEIYELGREKHIDVIIAIGGGSTIDAAKAANLMLTNNMNIEDMLLYKKIIKNKGKFFIAVPTTAGTGSEVTGAAVITDEKLKKKLILISNFIVPDLAIIDPILTLKLPKDITVSTGIDVFSHAYEAYTSSNANDMSDTLALRAFKIVVDTLPQLVDDLNNEIFREKMSYASMLAGLALNGAGSGMGHTIAHSIGAKWNIAHGYACALASPESIKNLALYIPHKAEKLLYILNDSTQYESLGEELSEQFMKFNEKVGVPNIEELGIDSSKNLDIINSIADDVINMTALFGGDITQIDKNKIMEQYSLILNRIIF, encoded by the coding sequence ATGAAAATTAACTTTGCAGCACCTAATAATGTAATATTAGAAAATAATGCTGTAAATAATATTGCTGCAGTTGTAAAACAGAAAAATGCAAAAAAGATTCTGTGTGTTTTTGGAGAAAGAATTAAAGCGACTGGTATTTCTGATATGATTATTGATACTTTAAAAAGCGAAAACGTAGATGTAATAACTTATGAGGGAGTAATTTCAGAACCTCCTAAATACATAGTAAAAGAAATTTATGAATTAGGCAGAGAAAAGCATATAGATGTCATAATAGCAATTGGAGGCGGAAGTACTATTGATGCAGCTAAAGCCGCGAATTTAATGCTAACTAATAATATGAATATAGAGGATATGTTGTTATATAAGAAGATAATTAAAAATAAAGGCAAATTTTTTATTGCAGTTCCTACTACAGCTGGTACAGGAAGTGAAGTAACTGGTGCAGCTGTTATAACTGATGAAAAACTAAAGAAAAAATTAATTCTAATTTCAAATTTTATAGTTCCAGATTTGGCCATAATTGATCCCATTTTAACATTAAAATTACCTAAAGATATAACTGTATCTACAGGTATAGATGTGTTTTCACATGCTTATGAAGCGTATACAAGCAGTAATGCTAATGATATGTCAGATACTCTAGCACTAAGAGCATTTAAAATTGTAGTGGATACATTACCCCAACTTGTTGATGATTTAAATAATGAAATTTTTAGAGAAAAAATGAGTTATGCGAGCATGTTGGCTGGCCTAGCTTTAAATGGGGCAGGATCTGGTATGGGACATACCATAGCACATTCCATAGGTGCTAAATGGAATATAGCTCATGGGTATGCTTGTGCACTGGCATCGCCGGAATCTATTAAAAACTTGGCCTTGTATATCCCACATAAAGCAGAAAAATTACTATATATACTGAATGACAGTACACAATATGAATCCTTGGGAGAAGAATTAAGTGAACAATTTATGAAGTTTAATGAAAAAGTAGGGGTACCTAACATTGAGGAATTAGGGATAGATTCCTCCAAAAATTTAGATATAATAAATTCTATAGCAGATGATGTGATTAATATGACGGCTTTATTTGGAGGAGATATTACACAGATAGATAAAAACAAAATAATGGAACAATATTCATTAATATTAAATAGGATAATTTTTTAA
- a CDS encoding IS110 family transposase: MFYLGIDIGKNNHVASMMDDAGKIAFKAFSFPNTSEGGEALFSKLTSHSDNPANFEIGMEATGHYWLAVYSFLYDKGFLIHVINPIQTDGWRKGTEIRKRKNDTIDSILIADLIRYGSFVETVLSDETIFSLRTLTRFRGYLVSSISDLKRKIICVLDQVFPEYQSIFSNIFGKTSKEILLQFSSPSDFESISADTLAQLLAELSRKKIGDAKAEKLKSTASNSFGITFCKDSFSFQLKALIEQMSFIEQQVKDTETEIKKLMVSLESPITTIPGIGPVTGATILGEIGDINKFDSPKKLVAYAGIDASVSQSGEYENIHNVMSKRGSPYLRKALFQAALVAAFNDPVLNAFYQKKRVEGKHHLTCIGAVSRKLCHITYAVLKNNKPYEIKETS, translated from the coding sequence ATGTTTTACTTAGGTATTGATATTGGTAAAAATAATCATGTTGCTTCCATGATGGATGATGCAGGTAAGATTGCATTCAAGGCATTTTCTTTTCCTAATACTTCTGAGGGTGGCGAAGCCTTATTTTCTAAGCTTACCAGCCATTCTGATAATCCTGCTAATTTCGAAATTGGTATGGAAGCAACTGGGCACTATTGGTTAGCCGTTTATTCTTTTTTATACGATAAAGGTTTCCTTATTCATGTCATCAATCCAATTCAAACAGATGGATGGCGTAAAGGTACTGAAATCCGTAAAAGAAAGAATGACACTATTGACTCTATTTTAATCGCAGACTTAATACGCTACGGCTCTTTTGTTGAAACAGTGCTTTCTGATGAAACCATTTTTTCCTTAAGAACCTTAACGAGATTCCGTGGATACTTAGTATCATCCATTTCCGATTTAAAGCGAAAAATTATTTGTGTCCTTGATCAGGTATTTCCTGAATATCAATCTATTTTTTCAAACATATTTGGTAAGACCTCAAAAGAGATTCTTTTACAGTTCTCTTCACCCAGCGATTTTGAATCTATTTCTGCTGATACTCTGGCACAACTTCTTGCAGAACTAAGTCGCAAGAAAATAGGTGACGCAAAAGCTGAAAAGTTAAAATCAACTGCCTCCAATTCCTTTGGTATTACCTTCTGCAAGGATAGTTTCTCCTTCCAGCTAAAAGCTCTAATTGAGCAGATGTCTTTCATTGAACAGCAGGTAAAAGATACCGAAACTGAAATCAAAAAACTTATGGTTTCTTTAGAATCACCTATTACAACAATTCCAGGAATTGGTCCTGTTACTGGTGCCACAATACTAGGTGAAATAGGTGATATTAATAAATTTGATTCACCAAAAAAGCTCGTTGCCTATGCTGGTATTGATGCTTCTGTTTCTCAATCAGGAGAATATGAAAACATACATAATGTTATGAGTAAAAGAGGTTCGCCTTACTTGCGTAAAGCTTTGTTCCAGGCTGCGTTAGTAGCTGCATTCAATGATCCTGTTTTAAATGCCTTCTACCAGAAAAAACGAGTCGAAGGCAAACATCATTTAACCTGTATTGGTGCAGTTTCCAGAAAACTATGCCATATCACTTATGCTGTTCTAAAAAACAATAAACCTTATGAGATTAAAGAAACCTCATAA
- a CDS encoding IS110 family transposase, with protein sequence MNNRIIVPNTLILGIDIAKENHYGQFVVNGEYIKKPFLIKNTRESFECLLDSIRQLKAKYNLDYVLVGMEPTGHYWKNLAYYLKSQGIELCLVNPYHVNKIKELEDNSPTKNDKKDAKIISKLIYQGQYLNCMFEEELYVNLRLCSNNRQELKKQFISEKVRLIALLDEYFPEFKKMFSDILGKSALCILKTCPFPQDIVNIGVSELTQKLLDATHNRVGFKKAELVFNAAKTSIGVPVGLEGARYRLRLILRQLEALQKELDDVEKLMEEYLLQTGYSEYLLSIKGVGIVTAAGFLAEIGDISKYDSYKQIQKVAGLNLKETSSGMKKGKTKISKRGRSNLRNILYQAATVMVAKNTAFKEIYTHLTKRQENQLTGKQAIVALSVRLIKVMYTLCKKKTTYTHDKVHGLTSYGILKFIVL encoded by the coding sequence ATGAATAATCGAATTATAGTTCCTAACACATTAATATTAGGGATAGACATAGCAAAGGAAAATCACTATGGTCAATTTGTAGTAAATGGTGAATATATAAAAAAGCCGTTCCTTATAAAGAATACCAGAGAATCTTTCGAATGTCTATTAGATTCAATCAGACAATTAAAGGCGAAATATAACTTAGATTATGTATTAGTAGGAATGGAGCCAACAGGTCACTATTGGAAGAATCTTGCTTACTACTTAAAAAGTCAAGGGATAGAGCTATGCTTGGTCAATCCATATCATGTTAATAAAATTAAGGAGCTTGAAGATAATAGTCCAACTAAGAATGACAAAAAAGATGCCAAGATTATTTCTAAACTTATATATCAAGGTCAATACCTAAACTGCATGTTTGAGGAAGAACTCTACGTAAATCTTCGATTATGCAGCAACAATAGGCAAGAGCTAAAAAAACAGTTTATCTCAGAAAAAGTAAGACTAATAGCGCTATTAGATGAATACTTTCCAGAATTTAAAAAGATGTTTTCAGATATCTTAGGAAAGTCCGCTTTATGTATACTGAAAACATGTCCTTTCCCACAAGATATAGTGAATATAGGAGTTTCTGAGCTTACTCAAAAGCTTCTAGATGCTACACATAATCGTGTTGGATTTAAGAAAGCAGAGCTGGTTTTTAATGCAGCTAAAACTTCAATAGGAGTGCCTGTAGGGCTTGAAGGGGCCAGATATAGATTAAGGCTTATTTTAAGGCAATTAGAAGCTTTACAAAAGGAACTAGATGATGTGGAAAAGCTCATGGAAGAATATCTTTTGCAGACAGGTTATTCAGAATATTTACTTAGCATAAAAGGTGTAGGCATAGTAACAGCTGCGGGTTTTCTAGCTGAAATTGGAGACATATCAAAATATGACAGCTATAAGCAAATACAGAAAGTGGCAGGACTTAACTTGAAAGAAACCAGCTCTGGCATGAAAAAAGGTAAAACTAAAATTAGTAAAAGAGGTCGTTCAAATTTAAGAAATATTCTATATCAGGCAGCAACTGTTATGGTAGCTAAGAATACTGCATTTAAAGAAATATATACCCATTTAACGAAAAGACAGGAAAATCAATTAACCGGAAAACAAGCAATAGTTGCACTAAGTGTAAGACTTATAAAAGTTATGTACACTTTATGCAAGAAAAAAACAACATATACACATGACAAAGTTCATGGGTTGACAAGTTATGGTATATTGAAATTTATAGTTCTTTAA
- a CDS encoding thioesterase domain-containing protein, whose amino-acid sequence MTKNIKLFCLPYAGGTSMYYMKWKQYLCSNIEVYPLEMAGRGKRFGSNLFENMYDVVKDLFSILAKELDKLGDFEYAFFGHSMGTVIIYELMKKIKQYNYKEPIHIFMSGRVPPSFQEKKLFTI is encoded by the coding sequence ATGACAAAAAATATTAAACTTTTTTGTTTGCCATATGCTGGGGGCACATCTATGTATTATATGAAATGGAAACAATATTTATGCAGCAATATTGAAGTATATCCTCTAGAAATGGCAGGAAGGGGAAAAAGATTTGGTTCAAATTTGTTTGAGAATATGTATGATGTTGTAAAGGATCTATTTAGTATATTAGCAAAAGAATTAGATAAATTAGGTGACTTTGAATATGCATTTTTTGGACATAGCATGGGAACTGTTATAATTTATGAACTAATGAAAAAAATAAAACAATATAATTACAAAGAACCCATACATATATTTATGTCTGGTAGAGTTCCACCTAGCTTTCAGGAAAAAAAATTATTTACAATTTAA
- a CDS encoding thioesterase II family protein, with the protein MYNLSYDEFKREISNLGGVPDDIINNNDVFDIFLPILRADYKIIETYKFSKSPKWNFDISVLNGRNDPEVEDYYISKWDMYTNKKCNFYLFDGGHFFINENTVEVVEKINNILIRNLGEKSFFKEAKI; encoded by the coding sequence ATTTACAATTTAAGTTATGATGAATTTAAAAGAGAAATATCAAATTTAGGGGGAGTACCTGATGACATAATTAATAACAATGATGTATTTGATATATTTCTCCCTATATTAAGAGCAGATTACAAAATAATCGAAACTTATAAATTTTCAAAATCCCCTAAATGGAATTTTGACATTTCAGTATTAAATGGGAGAAATGATCCAGAGGTTGAGGATTATTATATTTCTAAATGGGACATGTATACAAATAAAAAATGTAATTTTTATTTATTTGATGGAGGTCATTTCTTTATTAATGAAAATACAGTTGAAGTTGTAGAGAAAATAAATAATATTCTTATTAGAAATTTAGGAGAAAAATCTTTTTTCAAGGAGGCTAAAATTTAG
- a CDS encoding SagB/ThcOx family dehydrogenase — MFNNEKFFWSPAARWEKKDGQVKIEVFCYKDYIVELFPEFYFFTQKGVYVNDLIDKFPKYDKDRLKSFIQDLIRKKILVDSPLIPHELFYSGNYLFQNKHSENIKYDKLEFENFKSMQLNRNYKTPKGLKINLYSDEQYPYCISERKTCRSFNTNEIISFEVFSKLIAVFRQRRINGQIKYYYASAGGLYPIDIYIYIKEKRVENLKQGLYYYSPLDNSINIVDECCHVNKNAHYFMNQSIFNQSAFSIFFIYNMEVTMPKYGGIGYLYSCIDIGIMVSSLTFVAGLYNIGLCSIGDMNFHKIEKYFQLNKNQVYIHTVELGLKLED, encoded by the coding sequence GTGTTTAACAATGAAAAGTTTTTTTGGTCACCTGCGGCAAGATGGGAAAAAAAAGATGGTCAGGTAAAGATTGAAGTATTTTGCTATAAAGATTATATTGTTGAGTTATTTCCTGAATTCTATTTTTTTACACAGAAAGGTGTTTATGTAAATGACTTAATTGATAAATTTCCGAAATATGATAAGGACAGATTAAAAAGTTTTATACAGGATTTAATTAGAAAAAAGATATTAGTTGATTCTCCACTTATACCTCATGAATTATTTTATAGTGGAAATTACCTTTTTCAAAATAAACATAGTGAAAATATAAAATATGATAAATTAGAATTTGAAAATTTTAAGAGTATGCAGTTAAATAGAAATTACAAAACGCCTAAGGGTCTGAAGATAAATTTATATAGTGATGAGCAATATCCCTATTGTATAAGTGAACGAAAAACATGCAGAAGTTTTAATACAAATGAAATAATTAGTTTTGAAGTATTCTCAAAATTAATAGCTGTTTTTAGACAAAGAAGAATTAATGGACAAATTAAATATTACTATGCTAGTGCTGGAGGACTTTACCCTATAGACATATATATTTATATAAAGGAGAAGAGAGTAGAAAATTTAAAACAAGGTCTTTATTATTATAGTCCTTTAGATAATTCAATAAATATTGTAGATGAATGTTGTCATGTAAACAAAAATGCACACTATTTTATGAATCAATCTATATTTAATCAATCGGCTTTTTCAATTTTTTTTATTTATAATATGGAAGTTACAATGCCTAAATATGGTGGTATCGGATATTTATATTCGTGTATAGATATAGGTATAATGGTAAGTTCACTTACTTTTGTTGCAGGACTATATAATATTGGTTTATGTTCTATAGGAGATATGAATTTTCATAAAATAGAAAAATATTTTCAGCTTAATAAAAATCAAGTTTATATACATACAGTGGAATTAGGACTGAAGTTAGAAGATTAA